A genomic region of Salinibacter pepae contains the following coding sequences:
- a CDS encoding acetyl-CoA carboxylase carboxyltransferase subunit alpha, whose product MADDEHLLDFEKPLVELEDKLTEMRELNAETQDDLSNEIEALEERVEQLRTSIYRNLTRWQRVQIARHPQRPYTLDHIEALTDDFTELRGDRKFGDDRSIVGGLAQFAGSRFGYRDRTVMIMGHQKGRDTKERKYRRFGMPNPEGYRKAERLMKMAAKFEKPVVVLLDTPGAYPGMGAEERGQAEAIAHNLFEMARLETPVVIVVIGEGASGGALGVGLGDRILMLENAWYSVIAPESCSQILWRSWDHKEDAAQALKLTATDLTEVGIVDEIVPEPVGGAHRDPQRTYQAVGAAVADALDELEGLDPQALLDRRLEKFDALGAYESAEPMTASA is encoded by the coding sequence ATGGCCGACGACGAACACCTGCTCGACTTCGAGAAGCCCCTCGTCGAGCTTGAGGACAAGCTTACCGAGATGCGGGAGCTCAACGCGGAGACACAGGACGACCTCTCCAACGAGATTGAAGCGTTGGAAGAGCGGGTGGAGCAGCTCCGGACCTCCATCTACCGCAACCTCACGCGGTGGCAGCGGGTGCAGATTGCGCGCCACCCGCAGCGCCCCTACACGCTGGATCACATCGAGGCGCTGACGGACGACTTTACGGAGCTGCGTGGGGACCGGAAGTTTGGCGACGACCGATCCATTGTGGGGGGGCTGGCGCAGTTTGCGGGGAGCCGGTTTGGCTACCGCGACCGCACCGTGATGATCATGGGGCACCAGAAGGGGCGCGACACGAAGGAGCGGAAGTACCGGCGCTTCGGCATGCCCAACCCGGAGGGGTACCGCAAGGCGGAGCGGCTGATGAAGATGGCCGCCAAGTTTGAAAAGCCGGTCGTCGTGCTCCTCGACACGCCCGGCGCGTACCCGGGCATGGGGGCCGAGGAGCGCGGGCAGGCCGAGGCCATCGCGCACAACCTCTTCGAGATGGCGCGCCTGGAGACGCCGGTCGTGATCGTCGTCATCGGCGAAGGGGCGTCCGGGGGGGCCCTGGGCGTCGGGCTGGGCGACCGCATCCTGATGCTCGAAAACGCGTGGTACTCGGTGATTGCGCCGGAGAGCTGCTCGCAGATCCTCTGGCGCTCGTGGGACCACAAGGAGGACGCAGCGCAGGCGCTCAAGCTCACGGCCACAGACCTGACGGAGGTCGGCATCGTCGACGAAATTGTGCCCGAGCCCGTGGGCGGGGCGCACCGCGATCCGCAGCGGACCTACCAGGCCGTCGGGGCGGCCGTGGCCGACGCCCTCGACGAGCTTGAGGGCCTTGATCCGCAGGCGCTGCTCGACCGGCGGCTCGAAAAGTTCGACGCCCTGGGCGCCTACGAATCAGCCGAGCCCATGACCGCCTCCGCGTAG
- a CDS encoding TIGR02757 family protein — translation MATLDALQEYLDTLVDRYERPAFIDDDPISIPHAFDAPRDQEVIGLYAALLAWGRRDVMLRKLEELCERMGHAPSRFVRTFDPATDAEALDGFVHRTFQPIDAVWLTANLSTALDRHETVEGLFAAHRPDDPDGSPVAAMLQGVSTTLLTIDDDTPQRLRKHLARPEAGSACKRLNMYLRWMVRPGPVDLNVWSALDSSDLMLPVDVHVGRQARALGLLERKSNDWTAVRRLTAICRHFCASDPTRYDFAFFGAGAQDESLDARFTGANRVDGSSLPTPR, via the coding sequence GTGGCCACCCTCGACGCCCTCCAGGAGTACCTCGACACGCTCGTCGACCGGTACGAGCGCCCCGCCTTCATCGACGACGATCCAATTTCCATTCCCCACGCCTTCGACGCCCCCCGCGACCAGGAGGTGATCGGGCTCTACGCGGCGCTGCTGGCCTGGGGGCGGCGCGACGTGATGCTTCGCAAGCTTGAGGAGTTGTGCGAACGGATGGGCCACGCCCCCTCCCGTTTCGTGCGAACGTTTGACCCGGCCACCGACGCGGAGGCACTCGATGGATTTGTCCACCGCACCTTCCAGCCCATCGACGCGGTCTGGCTGACCGCCAACCTGAGCACCGCCCTCGACCGACACGAGACCGTCGAGGGCCTGTTCGCGGCGCACCGTCCCGACGACCCGGACGGTTCCCCCGTAGCGGCAATGCTCCAGGGCGTGAGCACGACCCTGCTCACGATCGACGACGACACCCCACAACGCCTCCGCAAGCACCTGGCCCGGCCCGAGGCGGGGAGCGCCTGCAAGCGGCTCAACATGTACCTCCGGTGGATGGTGCGGCCGGGCCCCGTCGACCTCAACGTGTGGTCGGCCCTGGACTCGTCCGACCTGATGCTGCCGGTCGACGTGCACGTGGGGCGCCAGGCGCGGGCGCTCGGCCTGCTGGAGCGGAAAAGCAACGACTGGACGGCGGTTCGGCGCCTCACGGCCATCTGCCGGCACTTCTGCGCGTCGGACCCCACCCGCTACGACTTCGCATTCTTCGGGGCGGGGGCTCAGGACGAGTCGTTGGACGCGCGCTTTACAGGGGCCAACCGGGTGGACGGGAGCTCCTTGCCCACGCCCCGGTAG
- a CDS encoding flavin reductase family protein — protein sequence MAEDEPSTFRASMRRVPSPVVVVTARGAQEARGITIGSFSSVALDPPLVSFNVGRDASMFEVMEHCDRFAVHVLGENQAHLAEQFAIPGLSGAEQFEAVPHERDAHGTPILEGGSGVLHCRPHDSIPAGDHCLYVGRVVEVEERSDQGAVLYYKSDYRGVGKELPSTRLAPVKRASNDSS from the coding sequence ATGGCTGAAGACGAACCAAGCACATTCCGGGCGTCGATGCGCCGGGTGCCGTCGCCCGTTGTCGTGGTGACGGCCCGAGGGGCCCAGGAAGCGCGCGGCATCACGATTGGGTCCTTTTCGAGCGTCGCGCTCGATCCGCCGCTCGTGAGTTTCAACGTGGGCCGCGACGCGAGCATGTTCGAGGTGATGGAGCACTGCGATCGGTTCGCGGTGCACGTGCTGGGCGAAAACCAGGCGCACCTCGCAGAGCAGTTTGCCATTCCCGGCCTGAGCGGGGCCGAGCAGTTTGAGGCGGTGCCCCACGAGCGGGACGCCCACGGCACGCCGATTCTTGAGGGCGGGTCGGGCGTTCTCCACTGCCGCCCGCACGATTCAATTCCGGCCGGCGATCATTGCCTGTACGTCGGGCGCGTGGTGGAGGTGGAGGAGCGCTCCGACCAGGGGGCGGTCTTGTACTACAAGAGCGACTACCGGGGCGTGGGCAAGGAGCTCCCGTCCACCCGGTTGGCCCCTGTAAAGCGCGCGTCCAACGACTCGTCCTGA
- the dnaJ gene encoding molecular chaperone DnaJ: MPRDYYDILGVDEDASDKELKKAYRKKAMEYHPDRNPDDPEAEQKFKEASEAYEVLSDPEKRQRYDQFGHDGVDSGAGGGRRGRGRGFHDIEDIFDAFSDIFGGARGGGRGRGRSERGRGRPGSDLRVSLSLTLEEIAEGTEKNLRLQKYLECESCDGTGAEGGMGGQNFSMCPKCDGTGEIRQVSRSVFGQVVNVQPCPRCEGEGRIIDNLCDDCGGEGRVQGEESISINVPPGVMEGNYLTLGDAGNAGLRGGPSGDLRIEIEEEPHEHFERDGLDIYYDLHLSFPEAALGTEVDVPTLEGEARLEVDPGVQAGKILRMRDRGLPDLEGSGQGDQMIRVHVWTPQELTVEEEELLDQLRAHDNFQPRPPEEDTQKSFFRRVSDVFS, encoded by the coding sequence ATGCCGCGCGACTACTACGACATCCTTGGGGTCGACGAAGACGCCTCCGACAAGGAACTCAAGAAGGCCTACCGGAAGAAGGCCATGGAGTACCATCCGGATCGGAACCCGGACGACCCGGAGGCCGAGCAGAAGTTCAAGGAGGCATCGGAGGCGTACGAGGTCCTGTCGGACCCCGAGAAGCGCCAGCGCTACGACCAGTTCGGCCACGACGGGGTCGACAGTGGGGCCGGCGGCGGCCGGCGGGGCCGTGGGCGCGGCTTCCACGACATCGAAGACATCTTCGACGCCTTCAGCGACATCTTCGGCGGCGCCCGGGGCGGCGGCCGCGGGCGCGGTCGGTCGGAGCGGGGGCGGGGACGCCCGGGCAGCGACCTCCGCGTGTCGCTCTCGCTGACCCTCGAGGAAATTGCGGAGGGCACCGAAAAGAACCTCCGGCTTCAAAAATACCTGGAGTGCGAGTCGTGTGACGGCACCGGCGCCGAGGGGGGCATGGGCGGGCAGAACTTCTCGATGTGCCCGAAGTGCGACGGCACCGGCGAGATCCGGCAGGTCTCCCGCTCCGTGTTTGGGCAGGTGGTCAACGTACAGCCGTGCCCCCGGTGCGAAGGGGAGGGGCGCATCATCGACAACCTGTGTGACGACTGCGGCGGCGAGGGCCGCGTGCAGGGCGAAGAGTCGATTTCGATCAACGTGCCGCCGGGCGTAATGGAGGGCAACTACCTCACCCTGGGCGACGCCGGCAACGCGGGGCTCCGCGGCGGGCCGAGCGGCGACCTCCGGATTGAGATTGAGGAGGAGCCCCACGAGCACTTCGAGCGGGACGGGCTCGACATCTACTACGATCTCCACCTGTCCTTCCCGGAGGCCGCGCTCGGCACCGAGGTGGACGTTCCCACCCTGGAGGGCGAGGCCCGCCTGGAGGTCGATCCCGGCGTGCAGGCCGGCAAGATTCTTCGCATGCGGGACCGCGGCCTGCCGGACCTGGAAGGAAGTGGGCAGGGCGACCAGATGATCCGCGTGCACGTCTGGACGCCGCAGGAGCTTACTGTGGAGGAAGAGGAGCTCCTCGACCAACTTCGGGCGCACGACAACTTCCAGCCCCGGCCCCCTGAGGAGGACACCCAGAAGTCGTTCTTCCGTCGCGTCTCCGACGTCTTCTCGTGA
- a CDS encoding nucleotide exchange factor GrpE: MSEAPDDGRPTTNDASPTADDSSNSADPADEEGTASGLPDDVEALTDEVEALREEVDGLKAEREELNERLLRKAAELENVRRRMDREKKRRHVAGKETVLESMLEVLDDFERSLDAAQNLDVSEDPESAYETLKGGVEMVYRKFQDQLQSLGVEPIEAEGQPFDEQLHEAMMRQPSDDVEPGNVLQEVQKGYTMGDRVLRHSRVVVAAEPSESGGAAGSA, translated from the coding sequence GTGAGTGAAGCCCCCGACGACGGTCGTCCGACGACGAACGACGCGTCCCCAACCGCCGACGACTCTTCCAACAGTGCCGACCCTGCCGACGAGGAGGGCACCGCCTCCGGCCTCCCCGATGACGTCGAGGCACTGACGGACGAGGTCGAGGCCCTCCGCGAAGAGGTGGACGGACTGAAGGCGGAGCGGGAGGAGCTGAACGAGCGCCTGCTCCGCAAGGCGGCGGAGCTCGAAAACGTGCGCCGCCGCATGGACCGGGAGAAGAAGCGCCGCCACGTGGCCGGGAAGGAGACGGTGCTCGAATCGATGCTCGAGGTGCTCGACGACTTCGAGCGCTCCCTCGACGCGGCCCAGAACCTCGACGTGTCGGAGGATCCGGAGTCGGCCTACGAGACGCTCAAGGGCGGGGTGGAAATGGTATACCGCAAGTTTCAAGACCAGCTCCAGTCCCTCGGCGTGGAACCGATCGAGGCCGAGGGGCAGCCGTTCGACGAGCAGCTGCACGAAGCGATGATGCGGCAGCCGTCCGACGACGTAGAGCCGGGCAACGTCCTGCAAGAGGTCCAGAAGGGCTACACGATGGGGGACCGCGTGCTCCGTCACAGCCGAGTTGTCGTGGCCGCCGAGCCGTCAGAGAGCGGCGGCGCGGCCGGCTCTGCCTAG
- the hrcA gene encoding heat-inducible transcriptional repressor HrcA, whose product MSPVDANDDRPSLSERERDILRLVIEQFVDTAGPVGSRSLAKDANVDLSPASIRNTMADLEDMGYLDHPYTSAGRVPTRLGYRTFVDELMDTPELSEVEQEVLKVKLARLVSDTDELLSESTRLLSKLTNLLGIALTPRLSTAMLDRLDIVPLSGSRLMFVLSVRGGLVKTVVLSFEPDLKRSKMDRIVSTLNERLAGLTLHEIRDTYEERLGDLPDETGLLALVLDEASILFSEPDEGRLQFDGTQNILSQPEFQEPDDMRHLIETIEDEDRIVQVIENLFEANPDAVGQAVVRIGSETDQEEMDAYSIVLSPYQLGDTVGSLGVIGPKRMDYGRAVALVENMAAVVNRPADDETTDPSVPS is encoded by the coding sequence GTGAGCCCTGTTGATGCGAACGACGACCGGCCGTCCCTCAGCGAGCGTGAGCGCGACATCCTTCGCCTCGTCATCGAACAATTCGTCGACACGGCGGGGCCCGTGGGGTCGCGGTCGCTGGCCAAGGACGCGAACGTGGACCTGAGCCCGGCCTCCATCCGCAACACCATGGCGGACCTGGAGGACATGGGCTACCTCGACCACCCGTACACCTCTGCCGGCCGCGTGCCCACCCGACTCGGGTACCGCACGTTCGTCGACGAGCTCATGGACACGCCGGAGCTCTCGGAGGTGGAGCAGGAGGTGCTCAAGGTCAAACTCGCCCGCCTCGTCAGCGATACCGACGAGCTGCTGAGCGAGAGCACCCGTCTGCTGAGCAAGCTCACCAACCTGCTCGGCATCGCCCTCACGCCCCGCCTCTCCACCGCGATGCTCGACCGGCTCGACATCGTGCCGCTGTCCGGGTCGCGCCTCATGTTTGTGCTCAGCGTGCGGGGGGGGCTCGTGAAGACGGTCGTCCTCAGCTTCGAGCCGGACCTGAAGCGGTCGAAGATGGACCGCATCGTGTCGACCCTGAACGAGCGCCTCGCCGGCCTCACCCTGCACGAGATCCGGGACACCTACGAGGAACGCCTCGGCGACCTGCCCGACGAGACGGGGCTCCTCGCGCTCGTGCTCGACGAGGCCTCGATCCTCTTCAGCGAGCCAGATGAAGGTCGCCTGCAGTTTGACGGCACGCAGAACATTCTGTCTCAGCCCGAATTCCAGGAGCCTGACGACATGCGGCACCTCATCGAAACCATCGAAGATGAGGACCGCATTGTGCAAGTGATTGAGAATTTGTTCGAGGCCAACCCCGACGCCGTGGGACAGGCCGTCGTCCGCATCGGGAGCGAGACCGATCAGGAGGAGATGGACGCCTACTCCATCGTCTTGTCCCCGTACCAGCTCGGCGATACGGTGGGCTCCCTCGGCGTCATCGGGCCGAAGCGAATGGACTACGGACGCGCCGTGGCCCTCGTCGAGAACATGGCCGCCGTCGTGAACCGGCCCGCGGACGACGAGACGACGGACCCGTCCGTTCCGTCCTGA
- the sppA gene encoding signal peptide peptidase SppA — protein MRFLSTLAASVIGTLVALGLIVFFFVFFFFAVSLSADQTPTVQSGSVLTVPLSGDIPERVTNDPFQKAFGGGPSADLRGLQTALRKASSDSRIEAVWLRTKGVSADWATLEEVRQAVVQARESGLPVLASSDEFGMTEKDYFLASAADSVFTAPQSAFEYNGFGTTVTFFDGALQRLEVEPQLIRAGKYKSAGEPFVRSDLSEPNREQLTALLETTNEQFMTAVSEARGLSTDALNRLAEEDALLSSAAALEKNLVDGLRYEDEVRDRLRNLVDTSLSGDLPTVSVDDYQRVSAESAGQSYTGSGQVDIVYAEGRIVVGDPNGQSPIGGSQALGSTPLTEALETARTDSRTEAVVLRVNSPGGSAAASEAMWRAVKRTANEKPVIVSMGDVAASGGYYLAAGADSIMAAPTTTTGSIGVFGILFNAEGLFEEKLGVTFDGVRTGPYADLYSTTKPLSPDERRLVGGSIDQTYDTFLRRVADARNMDVAAVDEVAQGRVWSGRDAKEVGLVDTTGTLADAVAMAGTAAGLGDGPYRTRTLPQPKTIVERFSEQFAAQAQQVWRSATTNALERKFWRQKQMFDRMMGTHGSIQARLPFEPTIE, from the coding sequence ATGCGCTTCCTGTCGACCCTCGCCGCCAGCGTGATCGGGACCCTCGTTGCGCTGGGGCTTATCGTCTTCTTCTTCGTCTTCTTCTTTTTTGCCGTCTCCCTCTCGGCCGACCAGACGCCGACCGTCCAGTCCGGGTCGGTCCTTACGGTGCCCCTGTCCGGCGACATTCCGGAGCGCGTGACCAACGATCCCTTTCAGAAGGCGTTTGGGGGCGGGCCGAGCGCTGACCTTCGGGGCCTTCAGACTGCCCTCCGGAAAGCGAGCAGCGACTCTCGGATCGAGGCCGTCTGGCTGCGGACGAAGGGGGTGAGTGCCGACTGGGCCACGCTCGAAGAGGTACGGCAGGCCGTTGTGCAGGCCCGCGAGAGCGGCCTCCCGGTCCTCGCGTCCAGCGACGAGTTTGGCATGACGGAGAAGGACTACTTTCTGGCCAGCGCCGCCGACAGCGTCTTTACGGCCCCACAATCCGCGTTCGAGTACAACGGCTTCGGGACGACGGTCACCTTCTTCGACGGCGCCCTGCAGCGCCTCGAGGTGGAGCCGCAGCTCATCCGGGCCGGAAAGTACAAGAGCGCCGGGGAGCCGTTCGTGCGCTCGGACCTGTCGGAGCCGAACCGCGAGCAGCTTACCGCCCTCCTGGAAACGACGAACGAGCAGTTTATGACGGCCGTCTCGGAGGCACGGGGGCTCTCGACGGACGCCCTCAACCGCCTCGCCGAGGAGGACGCCCTTCTCAGCTCCGCGGCCGCCCTGGAGAAGAACCTCGTCGATGGGCTTCGCTACGAGGACGAAGTGCGGGACCGGCTCCGCAACCTCGTGGACACTTCGTTGTCGGGCGACCTGCCCACCGTATCCGTTGACGACTACCAGCGGGTGTCGGCCGAGAGTGCCGGCCAGTCGTACACCGGGAGCGGGCAGGTCGACATCGTCTACGCGGAGGGCCGCATCGTCGTCGGCGACCCGAACGGCCAGTCCCCCATCGGGGGCTCTCAGGCGCTGGGCTCGACGCCCCTGACGGAGGCGCTGGAGACCGCGCGGACCGATTCGCGCACGGAGGCCGTCGTGCTCCGCGTGAACTCGCCGGGCGGCAGCGCCGCGGCGTCGGAGGCGATGTGGCGCGCCGTGAAGCGCACCGCCAACGAGAAGCCGGTCATCGTGTCGATGGGTGACGTGGCCGCCTCGGGCGGGTATTACCTCGCCGCGGGCGCGGACTCCATCATGGCGGCCCCCACGACCACGACTGGATCCATCGGGGTGTTTGGCATACTCTTCAACGCGGAGGGGCTCTTTGAGGAAAAGCTCGGGGTCACCTTCGACGGCGTGCGCACCGGCCCCTACGCCGACCTCTACTCCACCACGAAGCCCCTAAGCCCGGACGAGCGGCGGCTCGTGGGCGGCTCCATCGACCAGACGTACGACACCTTCCTCCGGCGCGTGGCCGACGCCCGCAACATGGACGTGGCGGCGGTCGATGAGGTGGCGCAGGGCCGCGTGTGGTCGGGCCGGGACGCCAAGGAGGTTGGCCTCGTCGATACGACCGGCACGCTCGCGGACGCCGTGGCCATGGCGGGGACGGCCGCGGGCCTCGGGGACGGGCCCTACCGGACGCGCACCCTCCCCCAGCCGAAAACCATCGTGGAGCGCTTCAGCGAGCAGTTCGCGGCCCAGGCGCAGCAGGTGTGGCGGTCCGCCACGACGAATGCGCTTGAGCGCAAGTTCTGGCGCCAGAAGCAGATGTTTGACCGCATGATGGGCACGCACGGCTCCATCCAGGCCCGGCTGCCCTTCGAACCCACGATCGAGTAG
- the gpmI gene encoding 2,3-bisphosphoglycerate-independent phosphoglycerate mutase — protein sequence MDSSKRHLLLILDGWGLADDPSVSAVEQADTPFVDRLYDEYPHGVLKASGLEVGLPDGQMGNSEVGHTNLGAGRVVYQEILRISKAIEDGSFFENDALVRAARHAKANDQKLHLMGCFSDGGVHSHLQHLYGLLELARREGLAPAQVNVHAFTDGRDTDPHGGVDYVEQFQKKADEIGVGRLASIVGRYYAMDRDERWARTERAYRLLTDGTGAAFDDPVAALTASYDDAVTDEFVEPRRIRADDEDAFGDHGTRIEDGDAVVYYNFRSDRARQLTRAFTGADFDGFKRERPDDLLFVTMSPYDDAFDLPVAFEKLNLEGTLGEVLSARGGRQLRAAETEKYAHVTYFFSGGREEPFEGEDRVLVSSPKVDTYDQQPEMSAPELADRVSQSLSEADYTLAVLNFANPDMVGHTGDFEAAVAACEAVDRGARQVVEAARDQGYSVSIIADHGNADRLQNPDGSPHTAHTTALVPHIILKDGFEGPVRDGKLGDVAPTILTLLGEDVPDAMDGEVLVPSERAAAP from the coding sequence ATGGACAGCTCGAAACGCCACCTCCTCCTCATTCTCGACGGCTGGGGCCTGGCCGACGACCCCTCGGTCAGTGCCGTCGAGCAGGCGGATACGCCCTTCGTGGATCGCCTCTACGACGAATACCCCCATGGCGTCCTGAAGGCGTCCGGGCTGGAGGTGGGACTGCCCGACGGGCAGATGGGCAACTCGGAGGTTGGGCACACCAATCTGGGGGCGGGACGGGTCGTGTACCAGGAGATCTTGCGCATCTCGAAGGCCATTGAGGACGGGTCCTTCTTTGAGAACGACGCGCTGGTCCGGGCCGCCCGGCACGCGAAGGCCAACGACCAGAAGCTCCACCTGATGGGCTGCTTCTCCGACGGGGGGGTGCACAGCCACCTCCAGCACCTGTACGGGCTGCTGGAGCTGGCCCGGCGCGAAGGGCTCGCCCCGGCGCAGGTGAACGTGCACGCGTTTACCGACGGGCGCGACACCGATCCGCACGGCGGCGTCGACTACGTGGAGCAGTTCCAGAAGAAGGCCGACGAGATCGGGGTGGGGCGCCTCGCCTCCATCGTGGGGCGCTACTACGCAATGGACCGCGACGAGCGGTGGGCCCGCACCGAGCGGGCCTACCGGCTTCTCACGGACGGAACGGGGGCGGCCTTCGACGACCCCGTCGCGGCCCTGACGGCGAGCTACGACGACGCGGTGACCGACGAGTTTGTGGAGCCCCGTCGCATTCGGGCCGACGACGAGGACGCGTTCGGGGACCACGGCACCCGCATCGAGGACGGCGACGCGGTGGTCTACTACAACTTCCGCTCGGACCGCGCCCGGCAGCTCACGCGGGCCTTCACCGGGGCCGACTTTGACGGCTTCAAGCGCGAGCGCCCCGACGATCTCCTGTTCGTGACGATGTCGCCCTACGACGACGCGTTCGACCTGCCGGTGGCCTTCGAGAAGCTCAACCTGGAGGGGACGCTCGGTGAGGTCCTCAGTGCGCGGGGCGGGCGGCAGCTCCGGGCCGCCGAGACCGAGAAGTACGCCCACGTCACGTACTTCTTCAGCGGCGGGCGCGAGGAGCCGTTTGAGGGAGAGGACCGTGTCCTCGTGTCGTCGCCGAAGGTGGACACCTACGACCAACAGCCCGAAATGAGCGCGCCGGAGCTGGCCGATCGCGTCTCGCAGTCCCTCAGCGAGGCGGACTACACCCTCGCCGTCCTGAACTTTGCCAATCCCGACATGGTGGGCCACACCGGGGACTTCGAGGCGGCCGTGGCGGCCTGCGAGGCCGTGGACCGCGGCGCCCGGCAGGTGGTGGAGGCCGCCCGCGATCAGGGCTACTCGGTGAGCATCATCGCGGACCACGGCAACGCCGACAGGCTACAGAACCCGGACGGGTCGCCCCACACGGCGCACACCACCGCGCTCGTGCCCCACATCATTCTCAAAGACGGATTCGAGGGGCCGGTGCGGGACGGGAAGCTCGGCGACGTCGCGCCCACCATCCTAACGCTGCTCGGCGAAGACGTGCCCGACGCCATGGACGGGGAGGTCCTCGTGCCCTCCGAGCGGGCCGCCGCCCCGTAA
- the nth gene encoding endonuclease III gives MGRSDRADVVLEALRERIDRPTTELQYDTPYQLLVAVILSAQCTDERVNKATPDLFDAYPTVEALAEATPDDIHPYIQSITFPNNKAGYLARMARQVVDNFDGQVPETIDDLETLTGVGRKTARVVAQVAHDADALPVDTHVFRVANRIGLVKEDATTPKKVEQQLKRVIPKEDWGEAHHLLILHGRYTCTARSPDCHDCPIHEACKHYDRLQRLPDPIDGLDPSAGTYYCTTSDHYFDAPETHVDRYDLEQVACPRCGSMQVVRTSTGEPTKQVKDYRVNG, from the coding sequence GTGGGACGATCCGACCGTGCCGACGTTGTTCTCGAGGCGCTCCGCGAGCGCATCGACCGCCCGACGACCGAACTTCAGTACGACACCCCATACCAGCTTCTCGTCGCGGTCATCCTGTCAGCCCAGTGCACCGACGAGCGCGTCAACAAGGCCACCCCGGACCTCTTCGACGCGTACCCGACGGTAGAGGCCCTCGCGGAGGCCACGCCCGACGACATCCACCCCTACATCCAGTCCATCACCTTCCCCAACAACAAGGCCGGCTACCTGGCCCGGATGGCCCGGCAGGTCGTCGACAATTTCGACGGGCAGGTGCCCGAGACCATCGACGACCTGGAGACCCTGACGGGCGTGGGCCGCAAGACGGCCCGTGTCGTGGCGCAGGTGGCCCACGACGCCGACGCGCTGCCGGTGGACACCCACGTCTTCCGCGTTGCCAACCGGATCGGCCTCGTCAAGGAGGACGCCACGACGCCCAAAAAGGTGGAGCAACAGCTCAAGCGCGTCATTCCGAAAGAAGACTGGGGCGAAGCGCACCATCTGCTCATCCTGCACGGCCGGTACACCTGCACGGCCCGCTCGCCGGACTGCCACGACTGTCCGATCCACGAGGCGTGCAAACACTACGATCGTCTCCAGCGCCTGCCGGACCCCATCGACGGGCTGGATCCGTCGGCGGGGACCTACTACTGCACCACCAGCGACCACTACTTCGACGCCCCCGAGACGCACGTGGACCGCTACGACCTCGAACAGGTCGCGTGCCCCCGCTGCGGCTCTATGCAGGTCGTCCGCACCTCGACGGGCGAGCCGACCAAGCAGGTCAAGGACTATCGGGTAAATGGGTGA
- a CDS encoding Hsp20/alpha crystallin family protein, giving the protein MTRLTRTRNRNLNGLQNEIDRVFDRFFPSRDENEEDTSPQAVWRPRMDLTEAEDAYRLRLDMPGMSTDDLTISYKNDELVISGERESSRTDENEEFVRVERSFGHFRRAFTLPQTVDADNIEATYDNGVLTIRVPKTEAVKPRQIEIQ; this is encoded by the coding sequence ATGACTCGATTGACCCGCACCCGAAACCGCAACCTGAACGGCCTCCAGAACGAGATCGACCGCGTGTTCGACCGATTCTTCCCATCCCGGGACGAGAACGAAGAGGACACGTCCCCGCAGGCCGTGTGGCGCCCGCGCATGGACCTCACGGAGGCGGAGGACGCCTATCGTCTTCGCCTCGACATGCCCGGCATGAGCACGGACGACCTGACGATCAGCTACAAGAACGATGAGCTGGTCATCAGTGGCGAGCGCGAGAGCAGCCGCACCGACGAGAACGAAGAGTTTGTGCGCGTGGAGCGCTCCTTCGGGCACTTCCGCCGCGCCTTTACCCTGCCCCAGACCGTGGACGCCGACAACATTGAGGCGACCTACGACAACGGCGTGCTGACCATCCGCGTGCCGAAGACGGAGGCGGTGAAGCCGCGCCAGATTGAGATTCAGTAG